The sequence TCCAATGATTGCCCCAGCAGCGATCCAACTCCCTTCTTCCAGAGTAATAGCAGCAGTAATCAACGAAAAGTTAGGGTCACTCCAGTCGTGATTACCGGTACACAAATAGACGCCTTGAGAAACGCAAACATGATTTTCAATGATAATCGGAGCAAGATTATCTAACCAAGCCTTTTCACCCAACCAAACATAATCACCAAGGG is a genomic window of Cyanobacteria bacterium GSL.Bin1 containing:
- a CDS encoding colanic acid biosynthesis acetyltransferase WcaF, translated to LGDYVWLGEKAWLDNLAPIIIENHVCVSQGVYLCTGNHDWSDPNFSLITAAITLEEGSWIAAGAIIGPNVTVGRGAVLALGSVTGKSLAPMTIYVGNPAQPIKKRFSQNSTKPERAKSL